Proteins encoded together in one Drosophila albomicans strain 15112-1751.03 chromosome 2R, ASM965048v2, whole genome shotgun sequence window:
- the LOC117573526 gene encoding uncharacterized protein LOC117573526 isoform X1: MPYESMHHHQSAATAVAAGVAPNSMLDALSLQLRDAEMRRTEIERAHQETLAQIRNLSGSARPDTEAVENLQSRARELEKKVALENVHCEELQIELTAALKAKAARSSAPSNNMCPSSMSNSAPFGAGMPASIPTSASSSTVTWAPTISHQDQGSEIDIIMAKIEQDNRVLAELEQPRTSASASMSALPPSSMMSAGNSEFRTISKSELEEELNRYKRAVLGGASGGGVSALSSGYSSLPQSLASTLANGATSNSLSGTSVGSAAAAAAAAGGAMDGGGGGGGRGGGHTSISGLVPNSISGISSSLSSHAIQSLQSAAYGVGQTSVEKLLSGTSGITGIPPLPVNIHTMKAMPTALSQRGTIQLYNLQSTTMPLLSLNAHNMPPGGSTSYSALGLSAGSGVGGVGVGGVGSSLTHPTMSNINMLDTSALLGLGPAGGGITGATSLYGLSAGAAGGLGSSYGGPPFMDAASSASYPFTSAALRQASKMKMLDEIDIPLARYGNRSSPCSPIPVGPHGGWGLDEFTDGLGTSIMHNRSGLALGALDLDTRNHAMNGATEPQVDMLDIPGKGRCCVFIARFPYDPPESRAQSNAIFPHREAEGELSLCAGDYLLVWTSGEPQGGYLDAELLDGRRGLVPASFVQRLVGDDLLEFHQAVLSTLRDAEDGSMQCDTTSLPSLPPHNPLLTHTHEDLARLSETHTDLEHDQDDISDNVPAPKHLTLERQLNKSVLIGWSPPEPVGYNLIDSYHVYVDGVLKVTVKANERTRALIEGVDSTRPHRISVRSVTQNRQTSRDAACTMIIGRDTSHLGPSAVRASHITCSSAVISWLPANSNHQHVVCVNNVEVRTVKPGMYRHTITGLAPSTQYRVTVRAKHLRAVGQHSTQPGHTVGGVGAGTAGRPGQEEAPGAYADFRTLTKGLPDPPQEIQLEAGPQDGTILVTWQPVNRPTSTGPVTGYAVYADGKKVTDINSPTGDHALIDIGKLGVFNPRAVTIRTKSRDSQSADSAPILIPNQVRNAVARRGPNQMGMGPQLPQQGLHGMPNQLQQQQQQMGMPGQPGQMGQLGQPHMMQQDHTQYDPNQMQQQGLQPGQQPGQTQPGHQPDGGSGLLGGLLGGLFSKPTQNQVNQNGYQQPGATQRGMVPGRPQGPQQQQQQQAYGAQGGPMGGPRFRGPVPGQMGMQGQMPGQMQGQMPGQMPGQMQGQMPGQMPGQMPGQMPGQMAGQMAGQMPGQMPGQMPGQGQMMGPRGPLTQQQQQQQQLQQGQLMPGQQPGQPQTQQQQQQQQQQQQQMAGAQKKPRYFVAMFDYDPSTMSPNPDGCDEELPFQEGDTIKVYGDKDADGFYWGELRGRRGYVPHNMVSEVEDTTAQMQGGQMQMGGVMQTGATPGTAQVMPGQGVPQQSMRNVSRDRWGDIYANMPVKRMIALYDYDPQELSPNVDAEQVELCFKTGEIILVYGDMDEDGFYMGELDGVRGLVPSNFLADAPDQYNNNQMGPGGVAGRGGLSQRGRGQGPGARGPPPPPRDNMMPGVAGPRGPVGKNARPASPTLLDNTGHPAPDHQTQMIGRVGNVGLQQQQQQQQQLQQQHQQQQQQPYGQQQTQMGQQQTQQQQQQIGMGQPGMMGMGQQPGQQMGQQMGQQMGQQMGMGQMGQQQQVPVTTQAQTGGLFSGATSLLSGATSAATGGLFGSKQAPKTDPMQPPGGVQPTQQQANAFGAQQMQQPGMQQQPGMQQQPGMQQQPGMQQQQQQQVPPQAQPPPQGPGAGLLGGLKGIAAAAPGGDVLSKGKDLFGKFGFGFGK, from the exons ATGCCGTACGAGTCGATGCACCATCATCAGTCGGCGGCCACTGCGGTGGCAGCCGGCGTAGCGCCAAATAGCATGCTGGACGCACTCAGTTTGCAGCTGCGGGATGCGGAGATGCGACGCACTGAGATCGAGCGAGCACATCAG GAAACTCTGGCACAAATACGCAATCTAAGTGGCAGCGCTCGACCCGACACCGAGGCCGTGGAGAACCTTCAATCGCGTGCTCGTGAACTGGAGAAGAAG GTGGCGCTGGAGAACGTGCACTGCGAGGAGCTGCAGATCGAGTTGACTGCCGCGCTGAAGGCGAAGGCAGCTCGCTCCTCGGCacccagcaacaacatgtgTCCGTCTTCGATGTCCAACTCGGCGCCCTTCGGAGCTGGCATGCCAGCCAGCATTCCCACTTCGGCCAGCAGCTCGACAGTGACTTGGGCGCCGACAATCAGCCACCAGGACCAAGGCTCCGAGATTGACATCATCATGGCCAAGATCGAGCAG GATAATCGCGTGCTGGCCGAACTGGAGCAGCCAAGGACCTCGGCCAGCGCCAGCATGTCAGCATTGCCGCCCAGTTCTATGATGAGCGCGGGAAACAGCGAATTTAGAACCATATCAAAGAGTG AGCTCGAGGAAGAACTGAATCGCTATAAAAGAGCTGTGCTGGGCGGCGCTTCGGGCGGCGGCGTCTCGGCGCTGTCCTCCGGCTACTCGAGCCTGCCCCAATCGCTGGCTTCGACTCTGGCCAATGGGGCCACGAGCAACAGCTTGAGCGGCACCAGCGTTGGCtcagcggcagctgctgcagccgccGCTGGTGGTGCGATGGAtgggggaggaggaggtggtGGTAGAGGAGGCGGACATACATCCATATCGGGTCTGGTGCCCAACTCAATTAGCGGCATATCGTCGAGTCTGAGCAGCCATGCCATACAATCACTACAGTCGGCTGCCTACGGAGTTGGGCAGACGTCGGTGGAGAAGCTGTTGAGTGGAACTAGTGGAATAACTGGCATTCCACCATTGCCGGTAAATATTCATACGATGAAGGCTATGCCGACGGCATTAAGTCAG CGCGGAACAATACAACTGTACAATTTGCAGAGCACAACCATGCCCCTCCTGTCACTCAACGCGCATAACATGCCGCCCGGCGGCTCCACCAGCTACTCGGCTCTCGGCCTAAGCGCCGGCAGCGGCGTCGGTGGCGTCGGCGTCGGCGGCGTTGGCTCCTCGCTCACCCACCCCACCAtgagcaacatcaacatgcTCGACACGAGCGCCCTGCTCGGCCTGGGACCCGCCGGCGGTGGCATCACCGGTGCCACCTCGCTCTACGGCCTGAGCGCAGGCGCCGCCGGTGGACTGGGCAGCTCCTATGGCGGTCCACCGTTCATGGACGCCGCCTCGAGCGCCTCGTATCCGTTCACCTCGGCGGCACTGCGTCAGGCCTCCAAGATGAAGATGCTCGACGAGATCGACATACCGCTGGCCCGCTACGGCAACCGCAGCTCGCCCTGCTCCCCCATTCCCGTGGGTCCGCATGGCGGCTGGGGCCTCGACGAGTTCACCGATGGCCTGGGCACCTCCATCATGCACAATCGCAGCGGGTTGGCGCTGGGCGCCCTTGACCTAGACA CTCGCAACCACGCAATGAACGGCGCAACTGAGCCACAGGTGGACATGTTGGACATTCCGGGCAAGGGACGTTGCTGTGTGTTCATTGCACGCTTTCCCTACGATCCGCCAGA ATCAAGAGCCCAGTCTAATGCTATATTCCCTCACAGGGAGGCGGAGGGCGAGCTGTCGCTGTGCGCCGGCGACTATCTGCTGGTGTGGACCAGCGGTGAGCCACAAGGAGGCTATCTGGATGCGGAGCTACTGGATGGACGTCGGGGCCTGGTGCCCGCCTCGTTTGTGCAGCGACTAGTGG GCGACGATTTGCTGGAGTTCCATCAGGCGGTACTGTCGACACTGCGCGATGCCGAGGACGGTTCGATGCAGTGCGACACAACGTCGCTGCCTTCCTTGCCGCCGCACAACCCattgctcacacacacgcacgagGATCTGGCACGTTTGAGTGAGACGCACACCGATCTGGAGCACGACCAGGACGACATTAGCGATAATG TTCCAGCTCCGAAGCACTTGACGCTGGAGAGGCAGCTGAACAAGAGCGTGCTCATTGGCTGGTCGCCGCCGGAGCCCGTGGGCTACAACCTGATCGACAGCTATCACGTCTATGTCGATGGCGTGCTCAAAGTCACGGTGAAGGCCAACGAACGCACACGCGCTCTAATCGAGGGCGTCGACTCCACGCGG CCGCATCGTATTAGCGTGCGCAGCGTTACGCAGAACCGTCAGACGTCCAGGGACGCGGCCTGCACAATGATCATTGGGCGGGACACCTCGCACTTGGGCCCCTCGGCGGTGCGCGCCTCGCACATAACGTGTTCCTCGGCGGTTATATCGTGGCTGCCGGCCAATTCCAACCACCAGCACGTGGTGTGTGTGAACAATGTGGAGGTGCGCACCGTCAAGCCGGGCATGTATAGGCACACCATAACGGGCCTTGCGCCCAGCACCCAATACCGTGTGACCGTGCGTGCCAAGCACTTGCGTGCCGTTGGccagcacagcacacagccTGGTCACACTGTCGGTGGAGTAGGAGCAGGCACTGCGGGCAGACCCGGCCAGGAGGAGGCACCGGGGGCCTATGCCGATTTTCGCACACTGACCAAGGGTCTGCCCGATCCGCCACAGGAGATCCAACTTGAGGCTGGTCCTCAGGATGGCACCATTCTGGTGACATGGCAGCCGGTTAACAGACCCACGTCCACGGGGCCTGTAACCGGCTATGCTGTGTACGCCGATGGTAAAAAAGTGACCGACATCAATTCACCAACGGGCGACCACGCACTCATCGACATCGGCAAACTGGGCGTCTTCAATCCCCGCGCCGTCACCATTCGCACCAAGTCTCGCGATTCACAGTCGGCGGACAGCGCGCCCATTTTGATACCAA ACCAAGTGCGCAACGCTGTCGCCCGCCGGGGACCAAATCAGATGGGCATGGGTCCGCAGCTGCCGCAGCAGGGACTCCACGGCATGCCCaaccagctgcagcagcaacagcagcagatggGCATGCCGGGTCAGCCTGGCCAGATGGGGCAGCTGGGGCAGCCGCACATGATGCAGCAGGATCACACGCAATACGATCCCAACCAGATGCAACAGCAGGGACTCCAACCTGGCCAGCAGCCGGGCCAAACCCAGCCCGGTCATCAG CCTGACGGAGGCTCCGGCTTGTTAGGTGGCCTGCTCGGTGGCCTCTTCTCGAAACCCACACAGAATCAAGTGAACCAGAAT GGCTACCAACAGCCGGGCGCCACGCAGCGCGGCATGGTGCCGGGACGACCCCAGggaccacagcaacagcagcagcagcaagcttACGGGGCACAAGGCGGTCCGATGGGAGGTCCTCGCTTCCGCGGACCCGTGCCCGGACAGATGGGCATGCAGGGACAGATGCCGGGACAGATGCAGGGGCAAATGCCGGGGCAGATGCCAGGACAGATGCAAGGGCAGATGCCAGGTCAAATGCCAGGTCAGATGCCGGGTCAAATGCCTGGTCAAATGGCTGGACAGATGGCCGGACAAATGCCTGGTCAAATGCCAGGACAGATGCCCGGACAGGGGCAGATGATGGGTCCACGTGGTCCACTcacccagcaacagcagcagcagcaacagttgcagcagggTCAGCTGATGCCGGGCCAGCAACCGGGGCAGCCACagacgcaacagcaacagcagcagcagcaacaacagcagcagcagatggcTGGAGCACAGAAGAAGCCGCGATACTTTGTGGCCATGTTCGACTACGATCCATCCACAATGAGTCCCAATCCCGATGGGTGCGACGAAGAACTGCCATTCCAAGAGGGTGACACGATCAAG GTCTATGGTGATAAGGACGCCGATGGCTTCTACTGGGGCGAACTGCGCGGCAGGCGGGGCTATGTGCCGCATAATATGGTCAGCGAGGTGGAGGACACCACGGCGCAGATGCAGGGCGGACAGATGCAGATGGGCGGCGTCATGCAGACGGGCGCCACGCCAGGCACGGCTCAAGTGATGCCCGGCCAGGGTGTGCCGCAGCAGAGCATGCGCAATGTGAGTCGGGATCGGTGGGGCGACATCTATGCGAACATGCCGGTGAAACGGATGATTGCCCTCTACGACTACGATCCCCAGGAGTTGAGTCCGAATGTGGATGCCGAG CAAGTGGAGCTTTGCTTCAAGACGGGCGAGATAATACTCGTCTATGGTGATATGGATGAAGACGGTTTCTACATGGGCGAACTGGACGGTGTGAGAGGCCTGGTGCCGTCGAACTTCCTCGCCGATGCGCCCGATcagtacaacaacaatcaaatgGGACCTGGCGGGGTCGCCGGCCGAGGCGGCCTCAGTCAGCGGGGCAGGGGCCAGGGACCCGGGGCAAGGGGACCGCCGCCGCCCCCGCGAGACAACATGATGCCTGGCGTGGCTGGGCCGCGAGGTCCAGTCGGCAAAA ATGCTCGCCCTGCTTCCCCTACACTGTTAGACAACACGGGCCACCCTGCCCCCGATCACCAAACGCAG ATGATCGGTCGCGTTGGTAATGTTGgcctgcagcaacagcaacaacagcagcagcaactccagcaacaacaccaacaacaacaacaacaaccgtaTGGTCAGCAACAGACGCAAATGGGGCAGCAGCAaacccaacaacagcagcagcagatagGCATGGGACAACCTGGAATGATGGGCATGGGACAGCAGCCGGGTCAACAGATGGGTCAACAGATGGGCCAACAGATGGGCCAACAGATGGGCATGGGGCAGAtgggacagcagcagcaggtgccaGTGACGACGCAGGCACAGACGGGCGGACTTTTCTCCGGTGCAACGAGCCTGCTCTCTGGTGCTACTTCGGCTGCCACCGGTGGTCTATTTGGGTCGAAACAAGCGCCCAAAACGGATCCAATGCAACCACCTGGTGGTGTGCAGCCAACgcagcaacaagcaaacgCCTTTGGTGCCCAACAGATGCAGCAGCCgggcatgcaacagcagccgggtatgcaacagcagccgggtatgcaacagcaaccgggtatgcaacagcaacaacaacaacaagtgccaCCGCAAGCCCAGCCACCGCCGCAGGGGCCGGGCGCCGGTCTGCTGGGAGGCCTCAAGGGCATTGCAGCAGCGGCGCCCGGCGGCGATGTCCTCTCGAAAGGCAAAGATCTATTTGGCAAATTCGGGTTTGGCTTTGGCAAATAA
- the LOC117573526 gene encoding uncharacterized protein LOC117573526 isoform X8 produces MPYESMHHHQSAATAVAAGVAPNSMLDALSLQLRDAEMRRTEIERAHQETLAQIRNLSGSARPDTEAVENLQSRARELEKKVALENVHCEELQIELTAALKAKAARSSAPSNNMCPSSMSNSAPFGAGMPASIPTSASSSTVTWAPTISHQDQGSEIDIIMAKIEQDNRVLAELEQPRTSASASMSALPPSSMMSAGNSEFRTISKSELEEELNRYKRAVLGGASGGGVSALSSGYSSLPQSLASTLANGATSNSLSGTSVGSAAAAAAAAGGAMDGGGGGGGRGGGHTSISGLVPNSISGISSSLSSHAIQSLQSAAYGVGQTSVEKLLSGTSGITGIPPLPSTTMPLLSLNAHNMPPGGSTSYSALGLSAGSGVGGVGVGGVGSSLTHPTMSNINMLDTSALLGLGPAGGGITGATSLYGLSAGAAGGLGSSYGGPPFMDAASSASYPFTSAALRQASKMKMLDEIDIPLARYGNRSSPCSPIPVGPHGGWGLDEFTDGLGTSIMHNRSGLALGALDLDTRNHAMNGATEPQVDMLDIPGKGRCCVFIARFPYDPPEEAEGELSLCAGDYLLVWTSGEPQGGYLDAELLDGRRGLVPASFVQRLVGDDLLEFHQAVLSTLRDAEDGSMQCDTTSLPSLPPHNPLLTHTHEDLARLSETHTDLEHDQDDISDNVPAPKHLTLERQLNKSVLIGWSPPEPVGYNLIDSYHVYVDGVLKVTVKANERTRALIEGVDSTRPHRISVRSVTQNRQTSRDAACTMIIGRDTSHLGPSAVRASHITCSSAVISWLPANSNHQHVVCVNNVEVRTVKPGMYRHTITGLAPSTQYRVTVRAKHLRAVGQHSTQPGHTVGGVGAGTAGRPGQEEAPGAYADFRTLTKGLPDPPQEIQLEAGPQDGTILVTWQPVNRPTSTGPVTGYAVYADGKKVTDINSPTGDHALIDIGKLGVFNPRAVTIRTKSRDSQSADSAPILIPNQVRNAVARRGPNQMGMGPQLPQQGLHGMPNQLQQQQQQMGMPGQPGQMGQLGQPHMMQQDHTQYDPNQMQQQGLQPGQQPGQTQPGHQPDGGSGLLGGLLGGLFSKPTQNQVNQNGYQQPGATQRGMVPGRPQGPQQQQQQQAYGAQGGPMGGPRFRGPVPGQMGMQGQMPGQMQGQMPGQMPGQMQGQMPGQMPGQMPGQMPGQMAGQMAGQMPGQMPGQMPGQGQMMGPRGPLTQQQQQQQQLQQGQLMPGQQPGQPQTQQQQQQQQQQQQQMAGAQKKPRYFVAMFDYDPSTMSPNPDGCDEELPFQEGDTIKVYGDKDADGFYWGELRGRRGYVPHNMVSEVEDTTAQMQGGQMQMGGVMQTGATPGTAQVMPGQGVPQQSMRNVSRDRWGDIYANMPVKRMIALYDYDPQELSPNVDAEQVELCFKTGEIILVYGDMDEDGFYMGELDGVRGLVPSNFLADAPDQYNNNQMGPGGVAGRGGLSQRGRGQGPGARGPPPPPRDNMMPGVAGPRGPVGKNARPASPTLLDNTGHPAPDHQTQMIGRVGNVGLQQQQQQQQQLQQQHQQQQQQPYGQQQTQMGQQQTQQQQQQIGMGQPGMMGMGQQPGQQMGQQMGQQMGQQMGMGQMGQQQQVPVTTQAQTGGLFSGATSLLSGATSAATGGLFGSKQAPKTDPMQPPGGVQPTQQQANAFGAQQMQQPGMQQQPGMQQQPGMQQQPGMQQQQQQQVPPQAQPPPQGPGAGLLGGLKGIAAAAPGGDVLSKGKDLFGKFGFGFGK; encoded by the exons ATGCCGTACGAGTCGATGCACCATCATCAGTCGGCGGCCACTGCGGTGGCAGCCGGCGTAGCGCCAAATAGCATGCTGGACGCACTCAGTTTGCAGCTGCGGGATGCGGAGATGCGACGCACTGAGATCGAGCGAGCACATCAG GAAACTCTGGCACAAATACGCAATCTAAGTGGCAGCGCTCGACCCGACACCGAGGCCGTGGAGAACCTTCAATCGCGTGCTCGTGAACTGGAGAAGAAG GTGGCGCTGGAGAACGTGCACTGCGAGGAGCTGCAGATCGAGTTGACTGCCGCGCTGAAGGCGAAGGCAGCTCGCTCCTCGGCacccagcaacaacatgtgTCCGTCTTCGATGTCCAACTCGGCGCCCTTCGGAGCTGGCATGCCAGCCAGCATTCCCACTTCGGCCAGCAGCTCGACAGTGACTTGGGCGCCGACAATCAGCCACCAGGACCAAGGCTCCGAGATTGACATCATCATGGCCAAGATCGAGCAG GATAATCGCGTGCTGGCCGAACTGGAGCAGCCAAGGACCTCGGCCAGCGCCAGCATGTCAGCATTGCCGCCCAGTTCTATGATGAGCGCGGGAAACAGCGAATTTAGAACCATATCAAAGAGTG AGCTCGAGGAAGAACTGAATCGCTATAAAAGAGCTGTGCTGGGCGGCGCTTCGGGCGGCGGCGTCTCGGCGCTGTCCTCCGGCTACTCGAGCCTGCCCCAATCGCTGGCTTCGACTCTGGCCAATGGGGCCACGAGCAACAGCTTGAGCGGCACCAGCGTTGGCtcagcggcagctgctgcagccgccGCTGGTGGTGCGATGGAtgggggaggaggaggtggtGGTAGAGGAGGCGGACATACATCCATATCGGGTCTGGTGCCCAACTCAATTAGCGGCATATCGTCGAGTCTGAGCAGCCATGCCATACAATCACTACAGTCGGCTGCCTACGGAGTTGGGCAGACGTCGGTGGAGAAGCTGTTGAGTGGAACTAGTGGAATAACTGGCATTCCACCATTGCCG AGCACAACCATGCCCCTCCTGTCACTCAACGCGCATAACATGCCGCCCGGCGGCTCCACCAGCTACTCGGCTCTCGGCCTAAGCGCCGGCAGCGGCGTCGGTGGCGTCGGCGTCGGCGGCGTTGGCTCCTCGCTCACCCACCCCACCAtgagcaacatcaacatgcTCGACACGAGCGCCCTGCTCGGCCTGGGACCCGCCGGCGGTGGCATCACCGGTGCCACCTCGCTCTACGGCCTGAGCGCAGGCGCCGCCGGTGGACTGGGCAGCTCCTATGGCGGTCCACCGTTCATGGACGCCGCCTCGAGCGCCTCGTATCCGTTCACCTCGGCGGCACTGCGTCAGGCCTCCAAGATGAAGATGCTCGACGAGATCGACATACCGCTGGCCCGCTACGGCAACCGCAGCTCGCCCTGCTCCCCCATTCCCGTGGGTCCGCATGGCGGCTGGGGCCTCGACGAGTTCACCGATGGCCTGGGCACCTCCATCATGCACAATCGCAGCGGGTTGGCGCTGGGCGCCCTTGACCTAGACA CTCGCAACCACGCAATGAACGGCGCAACTGAGCCACAGGTGGACATGTTGGACATTCCGGGCAAGGGACGTTGCTGTGTGTTCATTGCACGCTTTCCCTACGATCCGCCAGA GGAGGCGGAGGGCGAGCTGTCGCTGTGCGCCGGCGACTATCTGCTGGTGTGGACCAGCGGTGAGCCACAAGGAGGCTATCTGGATGCGGAGCTACTGGATGGACGTCGGGGCCTGGTGCCCGCCTCGTTTGTGCAGCGACTAGTGG GCGACGATTTGCTGGAGTTCCATCAGGCGGTACTGTCGACACTGCGCGATGCCGAGGACGGTTCGATGCAGTGCGACACAACGTCGCTGCCTTCCTTGCCGCCGCACAACCCattgctcacacacacgcacgagGATCTGGCACGTTTGAGTGAGACGCACACCGATCTGGAGCACGACCAGGACGACATTAGCGATAATG TTCCAGCTCCGAAGCACTTGACGCTGGAGAGGCAGCTGAACAAGAGCGTGCTCATTGGCTGGTCGCCGCCGGAGCCCGTGGGCTACAACCTGATCGACAGCTATCACGTCTATGTCGATGGCGTGCTCAAAGTCACGGTGAAGGCCAACGAACGCACACGCGCTCTAATCGAGGGCGTCGACTCCACGCGG CCGCATCGTATTAGCGTGCGCAGCGTTACGCAGAACCGTCAGACGTCCAGGGACGCGGCCTGCACAATGATCATTGGGCGGGACACCTCGCACTTGGGCCCCTCGGCGGTGCGCGCCTCGCACATAACGTGTTCCTCGGCGGTTATATCGTGGCTGCCGGCCAATTCCAACCACCAGCACGTGGTGTGTGTGAACAATGTGGAGGTGCGCACCGTCAAGCCGGGCATGTATAGGCACACCATAACGGGCCTTGCGCCCAGCACCCAATACCGTGTGACCGTGCGTGCCAAGCACTTGCGTGCCGTTGGccagcacagcacacagccTGGTCACACTGTCGGTGGAGTAGGAGCAGGCACTGCGGGCAGACCCGGCCAGGAGGAGGCACCGGGGGCCTATGCCGATTTTCGCACACTGACCAAGGGTCTGCCCGATCCGCCACAGGAGATCCAACTTGAGGCTGGTCCTCAGGATGGCACCATTCTGGTGACATGGCAGCCGGTTAACAGACCCACGTCCACGGGGCCTGTAACCGGCTATGCTGTGTACGCCGATGGTAAAAAAGTGACCGACATCAATTCACCAACGGGCGACCACGCACTCATCGACATCGGCAAACTGGGCGTCTTCAATCCCCGCGCCGTCACCATTCGCACCAAGTCTCGCGATTCACAGTCGGCGGACAGCGCGCCCATTTTGATACCAA ACCAAGTGCGCAACGCTGTCGCCCGCCGGGGACCAAATCAGATGGGCATGGGTCCGCAGCTGCCGCAGCAGGGACTCCACGGCATGCCCaaccagctgcagcagcaacagcagcagatggGCATGCCGGGTCAGCCTGGCCAGATGGGGCAGCTGGGGCAGCCGCACATGATGCAGCAGGATCACACGCAATACGATCCCAACCAGATGCAACAGCAGGGACTCCAACCTGGCCAGCAGCCGGGCCAAACCCAGCCCGGTCATCAG CCTGACGGAGGCTCCGGCTTGTTAGGTGGCCTGCTCGGTGGCCTCTTCTCGAAACCCACACAGAATCAAGTGAACCAGAAT GGCTACCAACAGCCGGGCGCCACGCAGCGCGGCATGGTGCCGGGACGACCCCAGggaccacagcaacagcagcagcagcaagcttACGGGGCACAAGGCGGTCCGATGGGAGGTCCTCGCTTCCGCGGACCCGTGCCCGGACAGATGGGCATGCAGGGACAGATGCCGGGACAGATGCAGGGGCAAATGCCGGGGCAGATGCCAGGACAGATGCAAGGGCAGATGCCAGGTCAAATGCCAGGTCAGATGCCGGGTCAAATGCCTGGTCAAATGGCTGGACAGATGGCCGGACAAATGCCTGGTCAAATGCCAGGACAGATGCCCGGACAGGGGCAGATGATGGGTCCACGTGGTCCACTcacccagcaacagcagcagcagcaacagttgcagcagggTCAGCTGATGCCGGGCCAGCAACCGGGGCAGCCACagacgcaacagcaacagcagcagcagcaacaacagcagcagcagatggcTGGAGCACAGAAGAAGCCGCGATACTTTGTGGCCATGTTCGACTACGATCCATCCACAATGAGTCCCAATCCCGATGGGTGCGACGAAGAACTGCCATTCCAAGAGGGTGACACGATCAAG GTCTATGGTGATAAGGACGCCGATGGCTTCTACTGGGGCGAACTGCGCGGCAGGCGGGGCTATGTGCCGCATAATATGGTCAGCGAGGTGGAGGACACCACGGCGCAGATGCAGGGCGGACAGATGCAGATGGGCGGCGTCATGCAGACGGGCGCCACGCCAGGCACGGCTCAAGTGATGCCCGGCCAGGGTGTGCCGCAGCAGAGCATGCGCAATGTGAGTCGGGATCGGTGGGGCGACATCTATGCGAACATGCCGGTGAAACGGATGATTGCCCTCTACGACTACGATCCCCAGGAGTTGAGTCCGAATGTGGATGCCGAG CAAGTGGAGCTTTGCTTCAAGACGGGCGAGATAATACTCGTCTATGGTGATATGGATGAAGACGGTTTCTACATGGGCGAACTGGACGGTGTGAGAGGCCTGGTGCCGTCGAACTTCCTCGCCGATGCGCCCGATcagtacaacaacaatcaaatgGGACCTGGCGGGGTCGCCGGCCGAGGCGGCCTCAGTCAGCGGGGCAGGGGCCAGGGACCCGGGGCAAGGGGACCGCCGCCGCCCCCGCGAGACAACATGATGCCTGGCGTGGCTGGGCCGCGAGGTCCAGTCGGCAAAA ATGCTCGCCCTGCTTCCCCTACACTGTTAGACAACACGGGCCACCCTGCCCCCGATCACCAAACGCAG ATGATCGGTCGCGTTGGTAATGTTGgcctgcagcaacagcaacaacagcagcagcaactccagcaacaacaccaacaacaacaacaacaaccgtaTGGTCAGCAACAGACGCAAATGGGGCAGCAGCAaacccaacaacagcagcagcagatagGCATGGGACAACCTGGAATGATGGGCATGGGACAGCAGCCGGGTCAACAGATGGGTCAACAGATGGGCCAACAGATGGGCCAACAGATGGGCATGGGGCAGAtgggacagcagcagcaggtgccaGTGACGACGCAGGCACAGACGGGCGGACTTTTCTCCGGTGCAACGAGCCTGCTCTCTGGTGCTACTTCGGCTGCCACCGGTGGTCTATTTGGGTCGAAACAAGCGCCCAAAACGGATCCAATGCAACCACCTGGTGGTGTGCAGCCAACgcagcaacaagcaaacgCCTTTGGTGCCCAACAGATGCAGCAGCCgggcatgcaacagcagccgggtatgcaacagcagccgggtatgcaacagcaaccgggtatgcaacagcaacaacaacaacaagtgccaCCGCAAGCCCAGCCACCGCCGCAGGGGCCGGGCGCCGGTCTGCTGGGAGGCCTCAAGGGCATTGCAGCAGCGGCGCCCGGCGGCGATGTCCTCTCGAAAGGCAAAGATCTATTTGGCAAATTCGGGTTTGGCTTTGGCAAATAA